A section of the Streptomyces sp. CG1 genome encodes:
- a CDS encoding MarR family winged helix-turn-helix transcriptional regulator, with translation MPASERLGSHLKRAEQALNATKAAVLKPAGLTVAQYAALLHLDDNPGISAAALARLCGVTPPTMNTVLKNLQDRDLITRSPHEWHKNVLETRLTDEGRAVLNTADTSAVRVERALAAEFTEAERDALTGLIARCVRVLEEQRPGSS, from the coding sequence ATGCCCGCGTCCGAGCGCCTCGGCTCCCACCTGAAGCGGGCCGAGCAGGCCCTCAACGCGACCAAGGCGGCGGTCCTGAAGCCCGCGGGTCTGACCGTCGCCCAGTACGCCGCGCTGCTCCACCTCGACGACAACCCCGGCATCTCCGCGGCCGCCCTGGCCCGGCTGTGCGGTGTCACCCCGCCGACCATGAACACGGTCCTGAAGAACCTCCAGGACCGCGATCTGATCACCCGCAGCCCGCACGAGTGGCACAAGAACGTCCTGGAGACCCGCCTCACCGACGAGGGCCGCGCCGTCCTCAACACGGCCGACACCTCCGCCGTACGCGTCGAGCGGGCCCTCGCCGCGGAGTTCACCGAGGCGGAGCGGGACGCCCTGACCGGGCTGATCGCCCGCTGTGTCAGAGTCCTGGAGGAACAGCGCCCGGGAAGCTCATGA